One Diabrotica virgifera virgifera chromosome 3, PGI_DIABVI_V3a genomic window carries:
- the LOC114324433 gene encoding probable serine/threonine-protein kinase clkA, with the protein MGEQYKPFFKYIVGFIIIITGRYAFADNIKLKDVLRNSNNRSGSNNSSNNNYNSNNDDDILKSEVTKVVELCGSSGNNRNQENNNNRYSGNGDNTDTYRRINSNGDYYKNVGYSNDDYGENNYGHNSRNNRQNSNNRNNNRNDRYGLSNSYSDNDDNPYTSSNKNNHNNDDNPYTSSNRNNYNNDDNPYTSSNRNNHDSERNNNPYNSFGNSNNPYSSSSSYSNNYNDNNRNRNNGYSNRNLNNMNSRYNSDGQNNGYGFNNRHNSNGFNYNGGGGAYGNDYNYGYDSNSRDAMGNSNTQSTQAETVYGYNREYTRQHRNDRNEGYNDDAYSFGVNSYGRRRRNANKNNNKNRDKDNECTSQCVFNNMELLDDDQIPSETLFIKWIQEHINDNDMQRIKTLREIRKCFTRLSTSDIDDGCEYSNELAKCLNLDIE; encoded by the exons ATGGGTGAACAATACAAGCCATTTTTTAAATACATCGTTGgattcattattattattactggAAGGTATGCTTTTGCTGATAATATCAAATTGAAAGATGTCCTCAGAAACAGCAATAATAGATCCGGAAGCAATAATTCGagtaataataactataacaGCAATAATGACgatgatattttaaaatcagaAGTTACAAAAGTTGTTGAACTTTGTGGTTCTTCAGGAAATAACAGAAATCAAGAAAATAACAATAACAG GTATTCGGGAAATGGTGATAACACTGATACATATCGAAGAATTAACAGTAACGGAGACTATTACAAAAACGTGGGATACAGTAACGATGATTATGGGGAAAATAATTATGGTCACAATTCCAGAAACAACCGACAAAACTCTAATAACCGTAATAATAACAGAAATGATCGGTATGGACTTTCTAATAGTTATAGTGATAATGATGATAACCCATACACTTCATCTAATAAAAACAATCACAATAACGATGATAACCCATATACTTCGTCTAATAGAAACAATTACAATAACGATGATAACCCATATACTTCGTCCAATAGAAACAATCACGATTCTGAAAGGAATAATAATCCTTATAACAGTTTTGGTAACAGTAATAATCCCTATTCAAG CTCTAGCAGTTACAGCAACAACTACAATGACAACAACAGAAATAGAAACAACGGTTATTCCAATAGAAATCTAAATAACATGAACAGCAGATATAATTCTGACGGTCAAAACAATGGTTATGGATTCAACAACAGACATAACTCTAATGGTTTCAATTATAATGGTGGTGGTGGTGCTTACGGAAATGATTACAACTACGGATATGACAGTAACAGCCGTGATGCGATGGGAAACAGCAATACTCAATCAACTCAAGCAGAAACTGTCTACGGATATAACAGAGAATATACACGTCAACATAGAAATGATAGAAACG AAGGTTATAATGATGATGCCTACTCTTTTGGAGTAAACAGTTATGGACGAAGAAGGAGAAATgccaataaaaacaataataagaaTAGAGATAAGGACAATgaa tGCACAAGTCAATGTGTATTTAATAATATGGAATTG TTAGATGATGATCAGATACCTtccgaaacattgtttataaAATGGATTCAAGAGCACATTAATGACAATGATATGCAACGAATCAAAACCCTGAGAGAAATCAGAAAATGTTTTACCAGATTATCCACGAGTG ATATTGATGATGGCTGTGAGTATTCCAATGAATTagcaaaatgtttaaatttagacatagaataa
- the LOC114324435 gene encoding aminomethyltransferase, mitochondrial, producing the protein MISRNILKNFSGNSVIRLLSNDAKGETTALYNFHVENGGKIVNFGGFMLPVQYNNLSIVNSHLFTRSNASLFDVSHMLQTEIRGAKCVEFFETTCTADLQGLKKNTGSLTVFTNEKGGILDDLIVTKIDEDHLYVVSNAARKQHDQQLMLRALDAYKKNNSDADINIKFYEPSGRSLLALQGPKAAESLQNLTELKLSELYFMNTTTGSVAGVSDCRITRCGYTGEDGFEISIPASETVKVAKTLLENSNVKLAGLGARDSLRLEAGLCLYGNDIDEDTTPIQGALTWLVAKKRRELKNFPGADFILKQIKEGSPTKRIGLISQSGPPARQGAIILSKEGEELGKITSGCPSPSMGKNIAMGYVPTSHSKVGTQVNLKIRDKIYEAVISKMPFVKANYYNKPK; encoded by the exons ATGATTTCGAGAAATATTTTGAAGAATTTTAGCGGTAATAGTGTAATAAGGCTATTAAGTAATGATGCTAAAGGGGAAACCACTGCTTTGTATAATTTTCACGTGGAAAATGGTGGTAAAATAGTTAATTTTGGAGGATTTATGCTTCCTGTGCAGTATAATAATCTCAGTATTGTTAATTCGCATTTATTTACGAGGAGCAATGCTTCATTGTTTGATGTATCGCATATGTTGCAGACTGAAATAAGGG GAGCAAAATGCGTAGAATTTTTTGAAACAACATGTACAGCAGATTTACAAGGCCTAAAGAAAAATACAGGTAGTCTTACTGTTTTTACGAATGAAAAAGGAGGTATCCTGGATGATCTTATCGTCACCAAAATAGATGAGGACCATCTATATGTCGTATCAAATGCAGCTCGAAAACAACACGATCAACAACTTATGCTAAGAGCCTTA GATGCTTATAAAAAGAACAATTCTGACGCAGatataaacataaaattttatgaaCCAAGTGGGAGAAGCTTGCTGGCCCTTCAAGGTCCAAAGGCAGCAGAAAGCCTGCAGAACTTGACAGAACTGAAGCTTTCggaattatattttatgaatACAACAACTGGATCCGTGGCTGGAGTTAGCGACTGCAGAATAACTCG GTGTGGTTATACAGGAGAAGATGGATTTGAAATTTCCATACCTGCTTCTGAAACTGTCAAAGTGGCTAAAACGCTattagaaaatagtaatgtgaaGTTGGCTGGTCTTGGTGCTAGAGATTCTTTAag ATTAGAAGCTGGTTTATGCTTGTATGGCAATGATATCGACGAAGACACTACTCCAATACAGGGAGCTTTAACGTGGCTGGTTGCAAAGAAGAGGAGGGAATTGAAAAATTTTCCTGGAGCAGATTTTATTCTTAAGCAAATTAAAGAAGGATCGCCAACTAAAAGAATAG GTTTAATATCACAATCTGGACCACCAGCTCGTCAAGGAGCTATTATTTTATCCAAAGAAGGTGAAGAATTGGGTAAAATAACATCAGGCTGTCCTTCCCCCAGTATGGGGAAAAATATAGCCATGGGTTACGTTCCCACCAGTCATAGTAAAGTTGGAACACAAGTGAATTTGAAGATAAGAGATAAAATATACGAAGCCGTTATTTCTAAAATGCCATTTGTAAAAGctaattattataataaaccaaaataa